From Amycolatopsis sp. cg9, one genomic window encodes:
- a CDS encoding SAM-dependent methyltransferase, protein MTESLPAVSRTAVGVAALRAAESRRPDRLFDDPYAAAFFEAGRSALPDASPGGPQAGLGALFYPQVVIRTRFYDDHLLGSDCTQVVLLAAGLDTRAFRLAWPVGTRLFELDLPEVLAFKDGVLDAQSAEPSCERVVVPADLREDWAVELRGAGFDPAAPTAWLAEGLLMYLTREEAERLLTTVGELSAPGSRLAFEHRPGTPPDSLIARAKAAAGGEHVTSLWRGGLGGRAPAWLAAHGWAPSTVTRAELATAYGRPSDDDATAGGFVTAVRGQSSTLR, encoded by the coding sequence GTGACGGAGTCCCTGCCCGCCGTGAGCCGCACCGCCGTCGGCGTCGCCGCGTTGCGCGCCGCCGAGAGCCGCCGCCCGGACCGCCTGTTCGACGACCCGTACGCGGCCGCCTTCTTCGAAGCGGGCCGCTCGGCCCTGCCGGACGCGTCGCCCGGAGGACCGCAAGCCGGCCTCGGCGCGCTGTTCTACCCGCAGGTCGTGATCCGCACCCGGTTCTACGACGACCACCTGCTCGGCAGCGACTGCACGCAGGTCGTGCTGCTCGCGGCCGGGCTGGACACGCGGGCGTTCCGGCTGGCCTGGCCGGTCGGCACCCGGCTGTTCGAGCTGGACCTGCCGGAAGTGCTGGCGTTCAAGGACGGCGTGCTCGACGCGCAGAGCGCCGAACCCTCGTGCGAACGCGTCGTCGTGCCCGCGGACCTGCGCGAAGACTGGGCAGTGGAGCTGCGCGGCGCCGGGTTCGACCCGGCCGCGCCGACCGCGTGGCTGGCCGAAGGCCTGCTGATGTACCTGACGCGCGAGGAGGCCGAGCGGCTGCTGACCACCGTCGGCGAGCTGTCGGCGCCGGGCAGCCGGCTCGCGTTCGAGCACCGGCCGGGCACACCACCGGACAGCTTGATCGCCCGCGCGAAGGCCGCCGCGGGAGGCGAGCACGTCACCTCGTTGTGGCGCGGCGGGCTCGGCGGCCGGGCACCGGCGTGGCTGGCCGCCCACGGCTGGGCGCCGTCGACGGTCACCCGCGCCGAGCTGGCCACCGCCTACGGCCGGCCGTCGGACGACGACGCGACCGCCGGCGGCTTCGTCACCGCCGTGCGGGGTCAGAGCTCGACGTTGCGGTAG
- a CDS encoding pseudouridine synthase codes for MTSSEHPDGIRLQKVLSQAGVASRRAAEDLIVAGRVEVDGEVVTELGRRVHPDEAVIHVDGTRVNLRDDLIYLALNKPKGVHSTMSDDRGRPCVGDYLAGRYEETPGVVHVGRLDENTEGLLLLTNDGDLGHRLMHPSYRVLKTYLAEVDGLVPRGLGKELRNGWELPDGIIKVDQFRVKDMHSGKSLVELVIHEGKKHIVRRLLKDTGHPVLKLVRTAVGDVQLGNQRVGSIRRLTKGEVGALYRNVEL; via the coding sequence ATGACATCCAGTGAGCACCCCGACGGCATCCGCCTGCAGAAGGTGCTGTCGCAGGCCGGGGTCGCCTCCCGGCGCGCGGCGGAAGACCTCATCGTCGCCGGGCGCGTCGAGGTCGACGGCGAGGTCGTCACCGAGCTGGGCCGCCGGGTGCACCCGGACGAGGCGGTCATCCACGTCGACGGCACCCGCGTGAACCTGCGCGACGACCTGATCTACCTCGCCCTGAACAAGCCCAAGGGCGTGCATTCGACCATGTCGGACGACCGCGGCCGCCCGTGCGTCGGCGACTACCTGGCCGGCCGGTACGAGGAGACGCCCGGGGTCGTGCACGTCGGCCGGCTCGACGAGAACACCGAGGGCCTGCTGCTGCTGACCAACGACGGCGACCTCGGGCACCGGCTGATGCACCCGTCCTACCGGGTGCTCAAGACCTACCTCGCCGAGGTCGACGGCCTGGTCCCGCGCGGGCTCGGCAAGGAGCTGCGCAACGGCTGGGAGCTGCCGGACGGCATCATCAAGGTCGACCAGTTCCGGGTGAAGGACATGCACTCCGGCAAGTCGCTGGTGGAGCTGGTCATCCACGAGGGCAAGAAGCACATCGTGCGCCGCCTGCTCAAGGACACCGGCCACCCGGTGCTCAAGCTGGTCCGGACCGCGGTCGGCGACGTCCAGCTCGGCAACCAGCGCGTCGGCTCGATCCGGCGGCTGACGAAGGGCGAGGTCGGCGCGCTCTACCGCAACGTCGAGCTCTGA
- the scpB gene encoding SMC-Scp complex subunit ScpB, with protein sequence MSPENDEVAEAPVPPAGEPVAEESALSRESAEAAAELALDEALSGEPVDEDGQPVEPVAEESAPEPALSRESAEAEGEPGPDDPESDLVASGDISLLPDVSSDEALEAALESLLLVVDSPASEELLAETLEQPKARIVVALRTMAQKFTDRTSGIDLRRVGEGWRFYTRDVYAPFVEKLLLDGQRSKLTRAALESLAVIAYRQPVTRARVAAVRGVNVDGVIRTLLARGLIEEMGTDPDTTGTLYVTTELFLERLGLSSLNDLPAIAPLLPEVDTIDDIQ encoded by the coding sequence GTGAGCCCCGAGAACGACGAAGTGGCCGAAGCGCCGGTGCCGCCGGCGGGCGAGCCCGTGGCCGAGGAGTCCGCACTTTCACGTGAAAGTGCGGAGGCCGCGGCGGAGCTGGCCCTGGACGAGGCCCTGTCGGGCGAGCCCGTGGACGAGGACGGCCAGCCGGTGGAGCCCGTGGCCGAGGAGTCCGCCCCGGAGCCCGCACTTTCACGTGAAAGTGCGGAGGCCGAGGGGGAGCCTGGGCCTGATGACCCCGAGTCCGACCTGGTCGCGAGCGGGGACATCAGCCTGCTGCCCGACGTCAGCTCCGACGAAGCTCTCGAGGCCGCCCTTGAGTCGCTGCTGCTCGTCGTCGACTCGCCCGCCAGTGAGGAGCTGCTCGCCGAAACCCTCGAGCAGCCGAAGGCGCGGATCGTCGTCGCGCTGCGCACCATGGCGCAGAAGTTCACCGACCGGACCTCCGGGATCGACCTGCGGCGAGTCGGTGAGGGGTGGCGGTTCTACACTAGGGACGTCTATGCCCCGTTCGTGGAGAAGCTCCTGCTGGACGGCCAGCGGTCGAAGCTGACCCGGGCCGCGCTCGAGAGCCTCGCCGTGATCGCGTACCGGCAGCCGGTGACCCGGGCCAGGGTCGCCGCGGTGCGCGGCGTGAACGTGGACGGCGTGATCCGGACGCTGCTCGCGCGCGGCCTCATCGAAGAGATGGGGACCGACCCCGACACGACCGGGACGCTGTACGTGACGACCGAGCTGTTCCTGGAGCGACTGGGGCTGTCGTCACTGAACGACCTGCCCGCCATCGCTCCGTTGCTACCCGAAGTGGACACCATCGATGACATCCAGTGA
- a CDS encoding ScpA family protein, with the protein MDEPAPAPEEQVPEEHQTVHGGMIPEGVNTEELSTSKFKVRLANFEGPFDLLLQLISQHQLDVTEVALHRVTDDFIAYTRALGTEWNLDETTEFLVIAATLLDLKAARLLPAAEVESEDDLALLEARDLLFARVLQYRAYKQVAALFGELEQGALRRYPRSVALEDRFVGLLPEVMLGVTPQKFAEIAVAVFRPKPPPTVSIAHIHMGRISVREHAGILRVMLAERGQATFGELVDDCEHTVEIVARFLALLELYRESSVQFEQSEALAELHVRWTGGSKEEASAAAELDRAAGDEEEYG; encoded by the coding sequence ATGGACGAGCCGGCACCGGCTCCGGAGGAACAGGTCCCCGAAGAGCACCAGACGGTGCACGGCGGGATGATCCCCGAAGGCGTCAACACCGAAGAACTGAGCACGTCGAAGTTCAAGGTGCGGCTGGCCAACTTCGAAGGGCCGTTCGACCTGCTGCTGCAGCTGATCTCGCAGCACCAGCTCGACGTCACCGAGGTGGCGCTGCACCGGGTCACCGACGACTTCATCGCGTACACGCGCGCGCTGGGCACCGAGTGGAACCTCGACGAGACGACGGAGTTCCTGGTCATCGCGGCCACGCTCTTGGACTTGAAGGCGGCGCGCCTGCTGCCCGCGGCCGAGGTCGAGAGCGAAGACGACCTGGCGTTGCTGGAAGCCCGCGACCTGCTCTTCGCCCGCGTGCTGCAGTACCGCGCGTACAAGCAGGTGGCGGCGCTGTTCGGCGAGCTGGAACAGGGCGCGCTGCGGCGGTACCCGCGGTCGGTGGCGCTGGAGGACCGGTTCGTCGGGCTGCTGCCCGAGGTGATGCTGGGCGTCACGCCGCAGAAGTTCGCGGAGATCGCGGTGGCGGTGTTCCGGCCGAAGCCGCCGCCGACGGTGTCGATCGCGCACATCCACATGGGCCGCATCTCGGTGCGCGAGCACGCGGGGATCCTGCGGGTCATGCTGGCGGAGCGCGGCCAGGCGACGTTCGGCGAGCTGGTCGACGACTGCGAGCACACGGTCGAGATCGTCGCCCGCTTCCTGGCGCTGCTGGAGCTCTACCGCGAGTCGTCGGTCCAGTTCGAGCAGAGCGAGGCACTGGCGGAACTGCACGTCCGCTGGACGGGCGGCTCGAAGGAAGAAGCCTCCGCGGCGGCCGAGCTGGACCGCGCCGCCGGAGACGAAGAGGAGTACGGGTGA
- a CDS encoding cobyrinic acid a,c-diamide synthase, translated as MSRRASLPGASELFRITSSPALDLPPQAPAPAEPAEKAKPAGTGRTEQLARSAAPHGSGRTKHDAKITVYVSGDELVAMEQARLTLRAKHELVVDRGRLVREAVAVLLADFDQNGEESVLVQRLRVVGSDGGETEG; from the coding sequence GTGAGCAGGCGCGCTTCCCTGCCCGGAGCGTCGGAACTCTTCAGGATCACCTCCAGCCCCGCCCTCGACCTCCCGCCCCAGGCGCCCGCGCCCGCGGAGCCCGCCGAGAAGGCCAAGCCCGCGGGCACCGGCCGGACCGAACAGCTGGCCCGCAGCGCGGCCCCGCACGGGTCGGGACGGACCAAGCACGACGCGAAGATCACGGTGTACGTCTCCGGCGACGAGCTCGTGGCCATGGAACAGGCCCGGCTGACGCTGCGCGCCAAGCACGAGCTGGTCGTCGACCGCGGCCGGCTGGTCCGCGAAGCGGTGGCGGTGCTGCTGGCCGACTTCGACCAGAACGGCGAGGAGTCGGTGCTGGTGCAGCGGCTGCGGGTGGTCGGCTCAGACGGCGGCGAAACCGAGGGCTGA
- a CDS encoding ParA family protein: MSTPNQPAVPAESAGSAAANLSQVTIATPAVHEGDEPQERNGKKVKLEGIGPTGRPIREHPDPAPLDRHGPAKIMAMCNQKGGVGKTTSTINLGAALAEYGRKVLLVDFDPQGALAVGLGIQPHELDHTVYNAIMERSVSATDVLMKTRVDGVDLLPSNIDLSAAEVQLVAEVGREHTLLRVLRPVMNDYDYVLVDCQPSLGLLTVNALTAADGVIIPLECEFFSLRGVALLIDTIEKVQERLNPKLDIVGILATMYDPRTLHSKEVMARVVEAFGETVFDTVINRTVRFPETTVAGEPITTWAPKSAGAAAYRQLAREVIAR, translated from the coding sequence ATGTCGACACCGAACCAGCCGGCCGTACCGGCCGAGTCCGCCGGGTCGGCGGCGGCGAACCTCAGCCAGGTCACCATCGCCACGCCCGCGGTCCACGAAGGCGACGAACCGCAGGAGCGCAACGGCAAGAAGGTCAAGCTCGAGGGCATCGGCCCGACCGGCCGCCCGATCCGCGAGCACCCCGACCCGGCGCCGCTGGACAGGCACGGCCCGGCCAAGATCATGGCGATGTGCAACCAGAAGGGCGGCGTCGGCAAGACGACGTCGACCATCAACCTGGGTGCCGCCCTCGCCGAGTACGGCCGCAAGGTGCTGCTCGTCGACTTCGACCCGCAGGGCGCGCTCGCCGTCGGCCTCGGCATCCAGCCGCACGAACTGGACCACACGGTCTACAACGCCATCATGGAGCGGTCGGTCAGCGCGACCGACGTGCTCATGAAAACCCGCGTCGACGGCGTTGACCTGCTGCCGAGCAACATCGACCTGTCCGCGGCGGAGGTCCAGCTCGTCGCTGAGGTAGGGCGCGAGCACACGTTGTTACGGGTCCTTCGTCCGGTCATGAACGACTACGACTATGTTCTTGTGGACTGCCAGCCCTCGCTCGGCTTGCTCACGGTGAACGCGCTGACCGCCGCGGACGGCGTGATCATCCCGCTGGAGTGCGAGTTCTTCAGTCTGCGAGGCGTCGCCCTCCTGATCGACACCATCGAGAAGGTCCAGGAACGCCTCAACCCCAAACTGGACATAGTCGGGATTCTCGCCACCATGTACGACCCGAGAACCCTGCATTCGAAGGAGGTCATGGCTCGCGTGGTGGAGGCATTCGGCGAGACCGTGTTCGACACGGTCATCAACCGCACCGTGCGGTTCCCCGAGACGACGGTCGCGGGTGAGCCGATCACGACCTGGGCGCCCAAGTCGGCCGGCGCGGCGGCGTACCGCCAGCTGGCCCGCGAGGTGATCGCTCGGTGA
- the xerD gene encoding site-specific tyrosine recombinase XerD gives MIAAYLDHLVVERGTARNTLDSYARDLRRYAAHLDGAGVGKVADVTAAHVTAFGAALREGDGEHKPLAASSAARALVAVRGLHKFAHAEGLTEHNPAREVRPPTPAKRLPKALPVDDVLRLLETPPPDGERPLRDRALLELLYSTGARISEAVGLDLDDVDAAERTVLLDGKGGKQRLVPIGRPALAALHAYTVRARPALAAHGRGTAALFLNARGSRLSRQSAWQVLKDTAGRAGIAAVVSPHTLRHSFATHLLEGGADVRVVQELLGHASVTTTQVYTLVTVNTLREVYATAHPRALG, from the coding sequence GTGATCGCCGCGTACCTCGACCACCTGGTCGTCGAACGCGGGACCGCGCGCAACACCCTGGACAGCTACGCCCGTGACCTGCGCCGGTACGCCGCGCACCTCGACGGCGCGGGCGTCGGGAAGGTCGCCGACGTCACGGCCGCGCACGTCACGGCGTTCGGCGCCGCCCTGCGGGAGGGCGACGGGGAGCACAAGCCGCTGGCGGCGTCGTCGGCCGCGCGGGCCCTGGTCGCCGTGCGGGGCCTGCACAAGTTCGCCCATGCCGAGGGTCTCACCGAGCACAACCCGGCCCGCGAGGTCCGCCCGCCGACGCCCGCGAAGCGGCTGCCCAAGGCCCTGCCGGTCGACGACGTGCTCCGGCTGCTGGAGACCCCGCCGCCGGACGGCGAGCGCCCGCTGCGCGACCGGGCGCTGCTGGAGCTGCTCTACTCGACCGGGGCGCGGATCTCCGAGGCGGTCGGCCTCGACCTCGACGACGTCGACGCCGCCGAGCGCACGGTGCTGCTCGACGGCAAGGGCGGCAAGCAGCGGCTGGTCCCGATCGGGCGGCCCGCGCTCGCCGCGCTGCACGCCTACACCGTCCGCGCGCGGCCGGCGCTCGCCGCGCACGGCCGGGGCACCGCGGCGCTGTTCCTCAACGCCCGCGGCAGCCGCCTCTCGCGGCAGAGCGCGTGGCAGGTCCTCAAGGACACGGCCGGCCGCGCGGGGATCGCGGCCGTCGTTTCGCCGCACACGCTCCGCCACTCCTTCGCCACGCATCTGCTCGAGGGCGGCGCGGACGTCCGGGTCGTCCAGGAACTGCTCGGCCACGCCTCGGTGACGACGACGCAGGTGTACACGCTGGTCACGGTCAACACCCTGCGCGAGGTGTACGCCACGGCGCACCCGCGCGCGTTGGGCTAG
- a CDS encoding DUF1707 domain-containing protein, which produces MESDALRIGTAEREEAARLLADHFGMGRITPDEYETRVTDAYAAATLGDLRPLFRDLPPPHPGFFGPPPVPMAPMPPPMPVYAPPPLPAYAPQYSYRSKTVAGVLQIVLPFGVGRFYTGQIGLGVLQLFICMITFGFGAIWPIIDGIVLLANGGLDAEGRPLRP; this is translated from the coding sequence ATGGAGTCGGACGCGCTCCGCATCGGCACCGCCGAGCGGGAGGAAGCGGCGAGGCTGCTCGCCGACCACTTCGGCATGGGCCGCATCACGCCGGACGAGTACGAGACCCGGGTGACGGACGCCTACGCGGCGGCCACGCTGGGCGACCTGCGGCCGCTGTTCCGCGACCTGCCGCCGCCGCACCCCGGCTTCTTCGGCCCGCCGCCGGTGCCGATGGCCCCGATGCCCCCGCCGATGCCGGTGTACGCGCCCCCGCCGCTGCCGGCGTACGCCCCGCAGTACTCCTACCGCTCGAAGACGGTGGCCGGGGTGCTGCAGATCGTCCTGCCGTTCGGCGTCGGCCGGTTCTACACCGGCCAGATCGGGCTGGGCGTGCTGCAGCTGTTCATCTGCATGATCACCTTCGGCTTCGGCGCGATCTGGCCGATCATCGACGGCATCGTGCTGCTGGCCAACGGCGGCCTGGACGCCGAAGGCCGCCCGCTGCGCCCCTAG
- a CDS encoding NUDIX domain-containing protein: MTAPGEHEFSVAASRDVHIGRVVGLRVDEVVMPGGGTATREVIEHLGAVAIVALDDDRQVTLIHQYRHPIGHRLWELPAGLIDHLGEDPVGTAKRELVEEVGLAASEWVTLVDVAASPGFTDEVVRVFLARGLSDVDRDVLGEEEADLVIRKFPLAEAVRMALAGELVNGATVSGVLAAHAVLTGAASSRPADAPWEDRPTAFAKRRES, encoded by the coding sequence GTGACCGCGCCCGGCGAGCACGAGTTCAGCGTCGCGGCCAGCCGGGACGTCCACATCGGACGGGTCGTCGGCCTCCGGGTCGACGAGGTCGTCATGCCGGGCGGCGGCACCGCGACCCGCGAGGTGATCGAGCACCTCGGCGCGGTGGCGATCGTCGCGCTGGACGACGACCGGCAGGTCACGCTCATCCACCAGTACCGGCACCCGATCGGGCACCGGCTGTGGGAGCTGCCGGCCGGGCTGATCGACCACCTCGGCGAGGACCCGGTCGGCACGGCCAAGCGCGAGCTGGTCGAAGAGGTCGGCCTGGCGGCTTCGGAGTGGGTGACGCTGGTCGACGTCGCGGCGTCGCCCGGGTTCACCGACGAGGTCGTGCGGGTGTTCCTGGCCCGCGGACTGTCCGATGTGGACCGTGACGTGCTCGGCGAGGAGGAGGCGGACCTGGTGATCCGCAAGTTCCCGCTCGCCGAGGCGGTGCGGATGGCACTGGCGGGCGAGCTGGTCAACGGCGCCACGGTGTCCGGGGTGCTGGCCGCGCACGCGGTGCTCACCGGCGCGGCCTCGTCCCGCCCGGCCGATGCCCCGTGGGAGGACCGCCCGACGGCGTTCGCCAAGCGCCGCGAGTCCTGA
- a CDS encoding CTP synthase: protein MGLQSRATKYVFVTGGVASSLGKGLTASSLGQLLTARGLRVTMQKLDPYLNVDPGTMNPFQHGEVFVTDDGAETDLDIGHYERFLDRDLDGKANVTTGQVYSEVIAKERRGEYLGDTVQVIPHITDEIKARITAAAEPDEAGQAPDVVITEVGGTVGDIESLPFLEACRQVRHDVGRDHCFFLHVSLVPYLAPSGELKTKPTQHSVAALRNIGIQPDALVCRADREIPEDLKRKIGLMCDVDTEAVIACPDARSIYDIPKVLHGEALDAYVVRRLGLPFRDVDWTVWGDLLDRVHNPNEVVRIAVVGKYIDLPDAYLSVTEALRAGGFAHRAKVEIVWVASDDAQTASGAASVLSDVDGVLIPGGFGIRGIEGKVGAIEYARTRGVPLLGLCLGLQCMVIEAARHLAGIEDAGSSEFDENTKHPVISTMADQRDVVAGERDMGGTMRLGAYPAKLKPGSQAAKAYGTTEVSERHRHRYEVNNAYRKQLSDAGLVFSGTSPDDRLVEFVELPADKHPFFVGTQAHPELKSRPTRPHPLFSAFVKAVVDRKVAERLPVELPEAPVAAR, encoded by the coding sequence GTGGGACTTCAGTCACGGGCAACCAAGTACGTCTTTGTCACCGGAGGCGTCGCCTCCTCTCTGGGTAAGGGACTCACGGCTTCCAGCCTCGGTCAGCTCCTTACCGCACGCGGGCTTCGCGTCACGATGCAGAAGCTCGACCCCTACCTCAACGTCGACCCCGGGACGATGAACCCGTTCCAGCACGGTGAGGTGTTCGTCACCGACGACGGCGCCGAGACCGACCTCGACATCGGGCACTACGAGCGGTTCCTCGACCGCGATCTCGACGGCAAGGCCAACGTCACGACCGGCCAGGTCTACTCCGAGGTGATCGCCAAGGAGCGCCGCGGGGAATACCTCGGCGACACGGTGCAGGTCATCCCGCACATCACCGACGAGATCAAGGCCCGGATCACCGCGGCCGCCGAGCCGGACGAGGCCGGGCAGGCGCCCGACGTCGTCATCACCGAGGTCGGCGGCACGGTCGGCGACATCGAGTCCCTGCCGTTCCTGGAGGCCTGCCGCCAGGTCCGCCACGACGTCGGCCGCGACCACTGCTTCTTCCTGCACGTCTCGCTGGTGCCGTACCTGGCGCCGTCGGGCGAGCTGAAGACGAAGCCGACTCAGCACTCGGTCGCCGCGCTGCGCAACATCGGCATCCAGCCCGACGCGCTGGTCTGCCGGGCCGACCGGGAGATCCCGGAAGACCTCAAGCGCAAGATCGGCTTGATGTGCGACGTCGACACCGAGGCCGTCATCGCCTGCCCGGACGCGCGGTCGATCTACGACATCCCGAAGGTGCTGCACGGCGAGGCGCTCGACGCCTACGTCGTCCGCCGCCTCGGGCTGCCGTTCCGCGACGTCGACTGGACGGTGTGGGGCGACCTGCTCGACCGCGTGCACAACCCGAACGAGGTCGTGCGGATCGCGGTCGTCGGCAAGTACATCGACCTGCCGGACGCCTACCTGTCGGTCACCGAGGCGCTGCGCGCGGGCGGGTTCGCCCACCGCGCCAAGGTCGAGATCGTCTGGGTCGCCTCCGACGACGCGCAGACCGCGTCCGGCGCGGCGTCCGTGCTGTCCGATGTGGACGGTGTGCTGATCCCGGGCGGCTTCGGCATCCGCGGCATCGAGGGCAAGGTCGGCGCGATCGAGTACGCCCGCACCCGCGGCGTGCCGCTGCTCGGGCTGTGCCTCGGCCTGCAGTGCATGGTCATCGAGGCCGCGCGGCACCTGGCCGGCATCGAGGACGCGGGCTCGTCGGAGTTCGACGAGAACACCAAGCACCCGGTGATCTCGACCATGGCCGACCAGCGCGACGTCGTCGCGGGGGAGCGGGACATGGGCGGCACCATGCGGCTCGGCGCCTACCCGGCGAAGCTCAAGCCGGGTTCGCAGGCGGCGAAGGCGTACGGCACCACCGAGGTCTCCGAGCGGCACCGGCACCGCTACGAGGTCAACAACGCCTACCGCAAGCAGCTCTCGGACGCGGGCCTGGTTTTCTCCGGCACCTCGCCGGACGACCGCCTGGTCGAGTTCGTCGAGCTGCCGGCCGACAAGCACCCGTTCTTCGTCGGCACGCAGGCGCACCCCGAGCTGAAGAGCCGCCCGACCCGGCCGCACCCGCTGTTCAGCGCGTTCGTCAAGGCCGTGGTGGACCGCAAGGTCGCCGAGCGGCTCCCGGTCGAGCTGCCCGAGGCCCCGGTGGCGGCCCGGTGA
- a CDS encoding acyltransferase, with the protein MTTAQATLEAPARLARPGGKAPYLHQIDLFRLITFACVILIHVVGATNFAQDVGANAVETPLHFTREAFFALTGFVLVFQNRGREIAPGDFWRRRLPLVATPYLAWTMFFWAFSLVTGTQQPGSLEASMRLLLKDLVTGGAWYHLYFLLVTMQVYLLFPLLMKLLRATEGKHKWLLAGSGAVQVGVTLFMTYQPFGVSYETITHLYATIVPYQFYTLFGAVVAFHFETVHAWVGRHRLLLGGALAAVLVGTEWYYLRTVHSGTFPQVASDPFQPYLIPWFLTVIAAIYALTTWWSARRREGGRGARLVSWAANRSFSIFLVHPLALALLGPAIPHVAERFGAPWLSLIIYLATIALTIVIVEVLRRLPGSRALTGRPRLKVTASS; encoded by the coding sequence ATGACGACTGCCCAGGCCACTCTCGAAGCCCCCGCCCGCCTCGCGAGACCAGGCGGGAAAGCGCCGTACCTGCACCAGATCGACCTCTTCCGGTTGATCACGTTCGCGTGCGTCATCCTCATCCACGTGGTGGGCGCGACGAACTTCGCGCAGGACGTCGGCGCCAACGCCGTCGAGACGCCGCTGCACTTCACGCGGGAGGCGTTCTTCGCGCTGACCGGGTTCGTGCTGGTGTTCCAGAACCGCGGCCGCGAGATCGCCCCCGGCGACTTCTGGCGACGGCGGCTGCCGCTGGTCGCCACGCCCTACCTGGCGTGGACCATGTTCTTCTGGGCGTTTTCGCTGGTCACCGGAACGCAGCAGCCGGGCTCGCTCGAGGCGTCGATGCGCTTGCTGCTCAAGGACCTCGTCACCGGCGGCGCCTGGTACCACCTGTACTTCCTGCTCGTGACGATGCAGGTGTACCTGCTGTTCCCGCTGCTGATGAAGCTGCTGCGGGCGACCGAGGGCAAGCACAAGTGGCTGCTGGCCGGCAGCGGGGCCGTGCAGGTCGGCGTCACGCTGTTCATGACGTACCAGCCGTTCGGGGTCAGCTACGAGACGATCACGCACCTGTACGCCACGATCGTGCCGTACCAGTTCTACACGCTCTTCGGTGCCGTGGTGGCCTTCCACTTCGAAACCGTGCACGCCTGGGTCGGCCGGCACCGGCTGCTGCTCGGCGGCGCGCTCGCCGCCGTGCTGGTGGGCACCGAGTGGTACTACCTCCGCACCGTCCACAGTGGAACGTTCCCGCAGGTGGCCAGCGACCCGTTCCAGCCGTACCTCATCCCGTGGTTCCTCACGGTGATCGCGGCGATCTACGCGCTCACCACGTGGTGGTCGGCACGCCGCCGCGAAGGCGGCCGGGGCGCCCGCCTGGTCTCGTGGGCGGCGAACCGGTCGTTCAGCATCTTCCTCGTCCACCCGCTCGCGCTGGCCCTGCTCGGCCCGGCGATCCCGCACGTGGCCGAACGCTTCGGCGCGCCCTGGCTGAGCTTGATCATCTACCTGGCGACGATCGCGCTGACGATCGTGATCGTCGAGGTGCTGCGGCGGCTGCCGGGCAGCCGCGCGCTCACCGGCCGTCCCCGGCTGAAGGTCACGGCCTCGAGTTAG
- a CDS encoding GntR family transcriptional regulator, with protein MTTASERQPLAATRQRVRDELRERILTGRLRPGDRLVERELAEDLGVSRVPVREAIRALEAEGFLVEQSARRIVVRQLARVDVEELFDVREALEGLAAGLAAARAGAAELKRLDRALADAARATARGDAARIAAFNSRFHDEIVAIAGNALLTTMLQPLEGRLRWLTSQNEHWTELLDEHRRLYEAIASGDAERAKASAVEHVRVNREVTLRALFPQVTA; from the coding sequence GTGACGACGGCGAGCGAGCGGCAGCCCCTGGCGGCCACCCGTCAGCGCGTGCGCGACGAGCTGCGCGAACGGATCCTGACCGGCCGGCTCCGCCCGGGTGACCGGCTGGTCGAGCGCGAGCTGGCCGAGGACCTCGGCGTCTCCCGCGTCCCGGTCCGCGAGGCCATCCGCGCGCTCGAGGCGGAGGGGTTCCTCGTCGAGCAGTCGGCGCGCCGGATCGTCGTCCGGCAGCTGGCGCGCGTCGACGTCGAGGAGCTGTTCGACGTCCGGGAGGCCCTCGAAGGGCTCGCGGCCGGGCTGGCGGCGGCCCGTGCGGGCGCGGCGGAGCTGAAGCGGCTCGACCGCGCGCTCGCCGACGCGGCCCGCGCGACGGCTCGCGGTGACGCCGCCCGGATCGCCGCGTTCAACTCGCGCTTCCACGACGAGATCGTCGCCATCGCGGGCAACGCGCTGCTCACGACCATGCTCCAGCCCCTGGAAGGCCGGCTCCGCTGGCTCACGAGCCAGAACGAGCACTGGACCGAGCTGCTCGACGAGCACCGGCGGCTGTACGAGGCGATCGCCTCCGGGGACGCCGAGCGGGCGAAGGCCTCCGCGGTCGAGCACGTACGCGTCAACCGCGAGGTGACGCTGCGCGCGCTCTTTCCGCAGGTCACAGCTTGA